One Lepisosteus oculatus isolate fLepOcu1 chromosome 13, fLepOcu1.hap2, whole genome shotgun sequence genomic region harbors:
- the chst2b gene encoding carbohydrate sulfotransferase 2: MKSKHYQQFKFAPWEKDASFGRKLKTYRNRTKIIAHPGLVMKVLRRKRIVLFIAYFLLLILTMLNLANYKWTKEPQQCNHQMRSTPYQSRSDIRFLYRPSVVKKRQLVYVLTTWRSGSSFFGELFNQNPEVFFLYEPMWHIWQKLYPGDAVSLQGAARDMLSSLYRCDLSVFQLYNTPGGKNVTSLGLFGATLNKVICSYPLCSAFRKDVVGMVDDKVCKKCPPQSLRILEDECLKYSTVVIKGVRILDVNVLAPLMEDPSLDLKVIHLVRDPRAVANSRIKSRHGLIRENLQVVRSRDPKLRRIPFVDPNHKVNKKEGSDYHSIGAMEVICDRTSKTLRTALNPPHWLKGKYMTVRYEDLVEDPVKTVRNVYRFVNLSANHDIESFALNMTSGTSSSSKPFIVSSRNATQAASAWRTVLSFQQIKQVEDYCHHSMAMLGYERVRTAGEVKDLSKSLLTVPRL; encoded by the coding sequence atgaaaagcaaacacTATCAACAATTTAAGTTTGCACCCTGGGAAAAGGATGCAAGCTTCGGGAGAAAGCTCAAAACCTACCGAAATCGCACCAAAATAATTGCTCATCCAGGTCTCGTGATGAAAGTATTACGCAGAAAAAGGATTGTTTTGTTTATAGCCTACTTTTTACTGCTCATTTTAACCATGCTGAACCTGGCGAACTACAAATGGACTAAAGAACCGCAGCAGTGCAACCACCAGATGAGAAGCACTCCGTATCAGAGCAGATCCGATATCCGCTTTTTGTACAGACCATCCGTGGTGAAGAAGAGACAGCTCGTCTATGTCCTCACTACTTGGCGGTCTGGATCTTCTTTTTTTGGAGAACTGTTTAACCAAAACCCAGAGGTTTTCTTCTTGTACGAGCCCATGTGGCACATCTGGCAGAAATTGTACCCGGGGGATGCGGTTTCTCTACAAGGGGCAGCCAGGGATATGCTTAGCTCCCTGTACCGGTGTGATCTTTCCGTTTTTCAGCTGTACAACACTCCCGGGGGCAAGAATGTTACTTCTCTCGGGCTTTTCGGTGCAACCCTCAACAAGGTAATCTGCTCTTATCCTCTTTGTTCTGCATTTAGGAAGGATGTCGTGGGCATGGTGGACGACAAAGTGTGTAAAAAGTGCCCCCCGCAGAGCCTGAGGATACTAGAGGACGAGTGCCTCAAGTATAGTACTGTGGTGATAAAGGGGGTACGCATTTTGGATGTCAATGTCTTGGCACCACTGATGGAAGACCCCTCTTTAGATCTGAAGGTGATTCACCTGGTCAGAGATCCGAGGGCGGTGGCAAATTCGAGGATCAAATCGAGGCACGGGTTGATCCGTGAAAATTTACAAGTGGTGAGGAGCAGGGACCCCAAACTTCGTAGGATACCATTTGTGGACCCCAATcacaaagtaaacaaaaaagaaggGTCCGATTACCACTCGATCGGGGCGATGGAAGTTATTTGCGATCGGACCTCCAAGACATTACGAACTGCTTTGAACCCACCCCACTGGCTCAAGGGGAAATATATGACAGTGCGTTATGAAGATTTAGTTGAAGATCCCGTTAAAACGGTTCGGAATGTTTACCGTTTTGTAAATCTGTCTGCTAACCACGACATAGAGTCGTTTGCCCTCAACATGACGAGCGGTACTAGCTCATCTTCAAAGCCATTCATCGTTTCCTCTAGGAATGCCACACAGGCGGCCAGTGCATGGAGAACTGTGTTAAGTTTTCAACAGATAAAACAAGTGGAGGACTACTGTCATCATTCAATGGCCATGCTAGGGTACGAACGTGTAAGAACAGCTGGAGAGGTAAAAGACCTGAGCAAATCTTTACTGACAGTTCCCAGGCTGTGA
- the u2surp gene encoding U2 snRNP-associated SURP motif-containing protein isoform X2 — MADKTPGGAQKASAKTLLESKLKSFSIGKMSAAKRTLSKKEQEEIKKKEDERAAAEIYEEFLAAFEGGDGSKVKAFVRGGIANASKEESEADEKKGKLYKPTSRFVEPKSSLPVEKPPQFFVHDKRPSLKKGEKEKKKSNLELFKEELKQIQEERDERHKMKGRISRFEPLSSMDARRSFLDDSAPGSHDVGDPSTTNLYLGNINPQMNEEMLCQEFGRFGPLASVKIMWPRTDEERARERNCGFVAFMSRRDAERALKHLNGKMIMNFEMKLGWGKAVPIPPHPIYIPPSMMEHTLPPPPSGLPFNAQPRERLKNPNAALLPPPKNKEEFDKTLSQAIVKVVIPTERNLLSLIHRMIEFVVREGPMFEAMIMNREINNPMFRFLFENQSPAHVYYRWKLYSILQGDSPTKWKTEDFRMFKNGSMWRPPPLNPYLHGSLDDEDKESEEETTKKGSLKEEQRDKLEEMLRGLTPRKNDIADAMLFCLNHAEAAEEIVECIAESLSILKTPLPKKIARLYLVSDVLYNSSAKVANASYYRKYFESKLCQIFSDLNATYKTIQGHLQSENFKQRVMSCFRAWEDWTVYPEPFLIKLQNIFLGLVNLSGEKDVAPTVVVEPEVAEDLDGAPIEEELDGAPLDDVDGVPIDTAPIDGAPLDDLDGVPIKTVDDDLDGIPLEAPSQSKEPAFKMAPSKWEAVDESELEAQAVTTSKWEIFDQPEESEEEQKKEEEETDDDDDTRSSRSEEQSLFSNPIKEESSDSKFSGKYSEMSEEKRAKLREIELKVMKFQDELESGKRPKKSGQSIQEQVEHYRDKLLQREKEKEVEREKERDKKDKDKSEVRCKEKKEKDDSTPTRKERKRKHSGSPSPSRSSRRGKSPSPRSERSDRSYVKESSRSRSSHKDSPRDTSKKSSKRSPSAPRTPKRSRRSRSRTPKKSGKKSRSSSRSPHRSHKKSKKSKH, encoded by the exons ATGGCGGACAAAACGCCTGGCGGTGCGCAGAAAGCTAGCGCAAAG ACTCTATTGGAGAGCAAGTTAAAGTCCTTCAGTATTGGCAAGATGTCTGCTGCTAAGAGAACTCTCAGTAAGAAGGAacaagaagaaattaaaaagaag GAGGATGAGCGAGCAGCAGCAGAGATATATGAAGAATTTCTTGCTGCGTTTGAAGGAGGAGATGGAAGTAAAGTGAAAGCTTTCGTTAGAGGAGGCATTGCAAATGCATCAAAAG aagAATCTGAAGCAGATGAGAAGAAAGGCAAACTGTACAAACCAACATCTCGTTTTGTGGAGCCCAAAAGTTCTTTGCCTGTTGAAAAACCTCCGCAATTTTTTGTACACGATAAAAGGCCT TCATTAAAGAagggagaaaaggaaaaaaagaagagcaaTTTGGAACTCTTCAAAGAAGAATTAAAACA aaTTCAGGAAGAGCGTGATGAGCGACATAAGATGAAGGGCCGAATCAGCAGATTTGAACCTCTGTCTAGTATGGATGCGAGACGATCTT TTCTCGATGACTCCGCGCCCGGTTCGCATGATGTTGGGGATCCTTCTACCACTAATTTATATCTTGGAAATATAAACCCTCAG ATGAATGAAGAGATGCTGTGTCAGGAGTTTGGCCGCTTTGGTCCTTTAGCCAGTGTGAAGATCATGTGGCCAAGAACCGATGAAGAGCGTGCTAGGGAACGGAACTGCGGCTTTGTGGCGTTTATGAGTAGAAGAGATGCGGAAAgagcattaaaacatttaaacg GAAAGATGATTATGAATTTTGAAATGAAGCTGGGATGGGGGAAAGCTGTACCAATCCCCCCTCACCCCATATACATTCCACCTTCCATGATGGAGCACACCCTTCCACCACCTCCATCAGGGCTTCCTTTCAATGCACAGCCAAGAGAGAGGTTGAAGAACCCCAATGCCGCATTGCTCCCCCCTCCCAAAAACAAAGAGGAGTTCGATAAG ACTCTGTCGCAAGCCATAGTCAAAGTGGTTATCCCAACAGAAAG GAATTTGCTCTCTCTGATACATCGAATGATCGAGTTTGTGGTGCGTGAAGGACCTATGTTTGAAGCTATGATCATGAACCGAGAGATTAACAACCCAATGTTTAg GTTTCTTTTTGAGAATCAAAGCCCGGCTCATGTTTACTACAGGTGGAAGTTATACTCCATCTTGCAG ggAGACTCTCCAACTAAATGGAAGACGGAAGACTTCAGAATGTTTAAGAATGGGTCAATGTGGCGTCCGCCTCCCCTGAACCCATATCTGCATGGGTCGCTTGATGATGAGGATAAGGAGTCTGAGGAAGAGACAACCAAAAAAGGCTCTCTAAAAGAAGA ACAAAGAGACAAATTGGAGGAGATGTTGCGTGGCCTGACACCGCGGAAGAATGATATAGCTGATGCGATGCTATTCTGTCTGAACCATGCAGAAGCTGCTGAAGAAATAGTGGAGTGTATTGCTGAATCATTGTCTATACTGAAGACTCCACTGCCAAAAAAG attgCACGGTTATATTTGGTATCGGACGTGTTGTACAATTCATCTGCAAAAGTTGCCAATGCTTCTTATTATAGAAAATA CTTTGAATCTAAGCTCTGCCAGATATTTTCAGACCTCAATGCCACATACAAGACGATACAGGGCCATTTGCAATCTGAAAACTTCaag CAAAGAGTTATGTCCTGCTTCAGAGCATGGGAGGACTGGACTGTTTATCCTGAGCCGTTTCTAATCAAACTCCAGAACATCTTCCTTGGTCTGGTCAACCTCAGTGGGGAGAAAGATGTCGCTCCAACTGTTGTCGTAGAG CCTGAAGTTGCCGAAGATCTTGACGGGGCTCCTATTGAAGAAGAGCTCGATGGGGCTCCACTGGATGATGTGGATGGTGTACCTATTGACACTGCGCCCATAGACGGTGCTCCTTTAGATGACCTAGATGGAGTTCCAATAAAGACAGTAGATGATGACCTTGATGGTATTCCTT tGGAAGCTCCTAGCCAGTCAAAGGAACCTGCTTTTAAAATGGCGCCATCTAAATGGGAAGCAGTAGATGAGTCCGAACTCGAAGCACAAG CGGTTACAACATCAAAGTGGGAAATATTTGATCAGCCCGAAGAATCTGAAGAAGAACAGAAAAA GGAAGAAGAAGAAACTGACGATGATGATGATACCAGGAGTTCTCGATCAGAAGAGCAGTCGCTCTTTTCCAACCCAATAAAAGAGGAATCCTCCGACTCCAAATTTTCTGGAAAGTactctgaaatgagtgaagaGAAGCGTGCCAAACTAAGAGAAATTGAG CTAAAAGTTATGAAGTTTCAAGATGAATTGGAGTCTGGGAAACGACCCAAGAAATCTGGACAGAGTATTCAGGAGCAAGTGGAACATTATCGTGATAAACTATTGCAAAGG gaaaaagaaaaagaagtggAAAGAGAAAAGGAGCGGGACAAAAAAGATAAAGACAAATCAGAAGTTCGTTGTaaagaaaagaaggaaaaagatGATTCAACGCCAACCAGAAAGGAGAG GAAACGAAAGCACAGTGGGTCTCCCAGTCCTTCCCGGAGCAGCAGAAGGGGGAAGTCCCCGTCCCCTCGGTCTGAGCGATCGGACAGGTCATATGTAAAGGAGAGCTCTCGGTCTAGGTCCTCACATAAAGATTCTCCAAGAGACACTAGTAAAAAGTCTTCAAAAAG GTCACCTTCAGCACCCAGGACACCCAAGAGGTCTCGGCGGTCTCGTTCTAGGACACCCAAAAAATCAGGCAAGAAATCCAGGTCATCATCCAGATCTCCACATCGGTCTCATAAGAAATCAAAGAAAAGCAAGCACTGA
- the u2surp gene encoding U2 snRNP-associated SURP motif-containing protein isoform X1, with amino-acid sequence MADKTPGGAQKASAKTLLESKLKSFSIGKMSAAKRTLSKKEQEEIKKKEDERAAAEIYEEFLAAFEGGDGSKVKAFVRGGIANASKEESEADEKKGKLYKPTSRFVEPKSSLPVEKPPQFFVHDKRPSLKKGEKEKKKSNLELFKEELKQIQEERDERHKMKGRISRFEPLSSMDARRSSDGSSRRNRPSSVLDDSAPGSHDVGDPSTTNLYLGNINPQMNEEMLCQEFGRFGPLASVKIMWPRTDEERARERNCGFVAFMSRRDAERALKHLNGKMIMNFEMKLGWGKAVPIPPHPIYIPPSMMEHTLPPPPSGLPFNAQPRERLKNPNAALLPPPKNKEEFDKTLSQAIVKVVIPTERNLLSLIHRMIEFVVREGPMFEAMIMNREINNPMFRFLFENQSPAHVYYRWKLYSILQGDSPTKWKTEDFRMFKNGSMWRPPPLNPYLHGSLDDEDKESEEETTKKGSLKEEQRDKLEEMLRGLTPRKNDIADAMLFCLNHAEAAEEIVECIAESLSILKTPLPKKIARLYLVSDVLYNSSAKVANASYYRKYFESKLCQIFSDLNATYKTIQGHLQSENFKQRVMSCFRAWEDWTVYPEPFLIKLQNIFLGLVNLSGEKDVAPTVVVEPEVAEDLDGAPIEEELDGAPLDDVDGVPIDTAPIDGAPLDDLDGVPIKTVDDDLDGIPLEAPSQSKEPAFKMAPSKWEAVDESELEAQAVTTSKWEIFDQPEESEEEQKKEEEETDDDDDTRSSRSEEQSLFSNPIKEESSDSKFSGKYSEMSEEKRAKLREIELKVMKFQDELESGKRPKKSGQSIQEQVEHYRDKLLQREKEKEVEREKERDKKDKDKSEVRCKEKKEKDDSTPTRKERKRKHSGSPSPSRSSRRGKSPSPRSERSDRSYVKESSRSRSSHKDSPRDTSKKSSKRSPSAPRTPKRSRRSRSRTPKKSGKKSRSSSRSPHRSHKKSKKSKH; translated from the exons ATGGCGGACAAAACGCCTGGCGGTGCGCAGAAAGCTAGCGCAAAG ACTCTATTGGAGAGCAAGTTAAAGTCCTTCAGTATTGGCAAGATGTCTGCTGCTAAGAGAACTCTCAGTAAGAAGGAacaagaagaaattaaaaagaag GAGGATGAGCGAGCAGCAGCAGAGATATATGAAGAATTTCTTGCTGCGTTTGAAGGAGGAGATGGAAGTAAAGTGAAAGCTTTCGTTAGAGGAGGCATTGCAAATGCATCAAAAG aagAATCTGAAGCAGATGAGAAGAAAGGCAAACTGTACAAACCAACATCTCGTTTTGTGGAGCCCAAAAGTTCTTTGCCTGTTGAAAAACCTCCGCAATTTTTTGTACACGATAAAAGGCCT TCATTAAAGAagggagaaaaggaaaaaaagaagagcaaTTTGGAACTCTTCAAAGAAGAATTAAAACA aaTTCAGGAAGAGCGTGATGAGCGACATAAGATGAAGGGCCGAATCAGCAGATTTGAACCTCTGTCTAGTATGGATGCGAGACGATCTT CGGATGGTTCTTCAAGAAGAAACCGTCCGTCCAGTg TTCTCGATGACTCCGCGCCCGGTTCGCATGATGTTGGGGATCCTTCTACCACTAATTTATATCTTGGAAATATAAACCCTCAG ATGAATGAAGAGATGCTGTGTCAGGAGTTTGGCCGCTTTGGTCCTTTAGCCAGTGTGAAGATCATGTGGCCAAGAACCGATGAAGAGCGTGCTAGGGAACGGAACTGCGGCTTTGTGGCGTTTATGAGTAGAAGAGATGCGGAAAgagcattaaaacatttaaacg GAAAGATGATTATGAATTTTGAAATGAAGCTGGGATGGGGGAAAGCTGTACCAATCCCCCCTCACCCCATATACATTCCACCTTCCATGATGGAGCACACCCTTCCACCACCTCCATCAGGGCTTCCTTTCAATGCACAGCCAAGAGAGAGGTTGAAGAACCCCAATGCCGCATTGCTCCCCCCTCCCAAAAACAAAGAGGAGTTCGATAAG ACTCTGTCGCAAGCCATAGTCAAAGTGGTTATCCCAACAGAAAG GAATTTGCTCTCTCTGATACATCGAATGATCGAGTTTGTGGTGCGTGAAGGACCTATGTTTGAAGCTATGATCATGAACCGAGAGATTAACAACCCAATGTTTAg GTTTCTTTTTGAGAATCAAAGCCCGGCTCATGTTTACTACAGGTGGAAGTTATACTCCATCTTGCAG ggAGACTCTCCAACTAAATGGAAGACGGAAGACTTCAGAATGTTTAAGAATGGGTCAATGTGGCGTCCGCCTCCCCTGAACCCATATCTGCATGGGTCGCTTGATGATGAGGATAAGGAGTCTGAGGAAGAGACAACCAAAAAAGGCTCTCTAAAAGAAGA ACAAAGAGACAAATTGGAGGAGATGTTGCGTGGCCTGACACCGCGGAAGAATGATATAGCTGATGCGATGCTATTCTGTCTGAACCATGCAGAAGCTGCTGAAGAAATAGTGGAGTGTATTGCTGAATCATTGTCTATACTGAAGACTCCACTGCCAAAAAAG attgCACGGTTATATTTGGTATCGGACGTGTTGTACAATTCATCTGCAAAAGTTGCCAATGCTTCTTATTATAGAAAATA CTTTGAATCTAAGCTCTGCCAGATATTTTCAGACCTCAATGCCACATACAAGACGATACAGGGCCATTTGCAATCTGAAAACTTCaag CAAAGAGTTATGTCCTGCTTCAGAGCATGGGAGGACTGGACTGTTTATCCTGAGCCGTTTCTAATCAAACTCCAGAACATCTTCCTTGGTCTGGTCAACCTCAGTGGGGAGAAAGATGTCGCTCCAACTGTTGTCGTAGAG CCTGAAGTTGCCGAAGATCTTGACGGGGCTCCTATTGAAGAAGAGCTCGATGGGGCTCCACTGGATGATGTGGATGGTGTACCTATTGACACTGCGCCCATAGACGGTGCTCCTTTAGATGACCTAGATGGAGTTCCAATAAAGACAGTAGATGATGACCTTGATGGTATTCCTT tGGAAGCTCCTAGCCAGTCAAAGGAACCTGCTTTTAAAATGGCGCCATCTAAATGGGAAGCAGTAGATGAGTCCGAACTCGAAGCACAAG CGGTTACAACATCAAAGTGGGAAATATTTGATCAGCCCGAAGAATCTGAAGAAGAACAGAAAAA GGAAGAAGAAGAAACTGACGATGATGATGATACCAGGAGTTCTCGATCAGAAGAGCAGTCGCTCTTTTCCAACCCAATAAAAGAGGAATCCTCCGACTCCAAATTTTCTGGAAAGTactctgaaatgagtgaagaGAAGCGTGCCAAACTAAGAGAAATTGAG CTAAAAGTTATGAAGTTTCAAGATGAATTGGAGTCTGGGAAACGACCCAAGAAATCTGGACAGAGTATTCAGGAGCAAGTGGAACATTATCGTGATAAACTATTGCAAAGG gaaaaagaaaaagaagtggAAAGAGAAAAGGAGCGGGACAAAAAAGATAAAGACAAATCAGAAGTTCGTTGTaaagaaaagaaggaaaaagatGATTCAACGCCAACCAGAAAGGAGAG GAAACGAAAGCACAGTGGGTCTCCCAGTCCTTCCCGGAGCAGCAGAAGGGGGAAGTCCCCGTCCCCTCGGTCTGAGCGATCGGACAGGTCATATGTAAAGGAGAGCTCTCGGTCTAGGTCCTCACATAAAGATTCTCCAAGAGACACTAGTAAAAAGTCTTCAAAAAG GTCACCTTCAGCACCCAGGACACCCAAGAGGTCTCGGCGGTCTCGTTCTAGGACACCCAAAAAATCAGGCAAGAAATCCAGGTCATCATCCAGATCTCCACATCGGTCTCATAAGAAATCAAAGAAAAGCAAGCACTGA
- the u2surp gene encoding U2 snRNP-associated SURP motif-containing protein isoform X3 produces MADKTPGGAQKASAKTLLESKLKSFSIGKMSAAKRTLSKKEQEEIKKKEDERAAAEIYEEFLAAFEGGDGSKVKAFVRGGIANASKEESEADEKKGKLYKPTSRFVEPKSSLPVEKPPQFFVHDKRPSLKKGEKEKKKSNLELFKEELKQIQEERDERHKMKGRISRFEPLSSMDARRSSDGSSRRNRPSSVLDDSAPGSHDVGDPSTTNLYLGNINPQMNEEMLCQEFGRFGPLASVKIMWPRTDEERARERNCGFVAFMSRRDAERALKHLNGKMIMNFEMKLGWGKAVPIPPHPIYIPPSMMEHTLPPPPSGLPFNAQPRERLKNPNAALLPPPKNKEEFDKTLSQAIVKVVIPTERNLLSLIHRMIEFVVREGPMFEAMIMNREINNPMFRFLFENQSPAHVYYRWKLYSILQGDSPTKWKTEDFRMFKNGSMWRPPPLNPYLHGSLDDEDKESEEETTKKGSLKEEQRDKLEEMLRGLTPRKNDIADAMLFCLNHAEAAEEIVECIAESLSILKTPLPKKIARLYLVSDVLYNSSAKVANASYYRKYFESKLCQIFSDLNATYKTIQGHLQSENFKQRVMSCFRAWEDWTVYPEPFLIKLQNIFLGLVNLSGEKDVAPTVVVEPEVAEDLDGAPIEEELDGAPLDDVDGVPIDTAPIDGAPLDDLDGVPIKTVDDDLDGIPLEAPSQSKEPAFKMAPSKWEAVDESELEAQAVTTSKWEIFDQPEESEEEQKKEEEETDDDDDTRSSRSEEQSLFSNPIKEESSDSKFSGKYSEMSEEKRAKLREIELKVMKFQDELESGKRPKKSGQSIQEQVEHYRDKLLQREKEKEVEREKERDKKDKDKSEVRCKEKKEKDDSTPTRKERWCPELGVTGIA; encoded by the exons ATGGCGGACAAAACGCCTGGCGGTGCGCAGAAAGCTAGCGCAAAG ACTCTATTGGAGAGCAAGTTAAAGTCCTTCAGTATTGGCAAGATGTCTGCTGCTAAGAGAACTCTCAGTAAGAAGGAacaagaagaaattaaaaagaag GAGGATGAGCGAGCAGCAGCAGAGATATATGAAGAATTTCTTGCTGCGTTTGAAGGAGGAGATGGAAGTAAAGTGAAAGCTTTCGTTAGAGGAGGCATTGCAAATGCATCAAAAG aagAATCTGAAGCAGATGAGAAGAAAGGCAAACTGTACAAACCAACATCTCGTTTTGTGGAGCCCAAAAGTTCTTTGCCTGTTGAAAAACCTCCGCAATTTTTTGTACACGATAAAAGGCCT TCATTAAAGAagggagaaaaggaaaaaaagaagagcaaTTTGGAACTCTTCAAAGAAGAATTAAAACA aaTTCAGGAAGAGCGTGATGAGCGACATAAGATGAAGGGCCGAATCAGCAGATTTGAACCTCTGTCTAGTATGGATGCGAGACGATCTT CGGATGGTTCTTCAAGAAGAAACCGTCCGTCCAGTg TTCTCGATGACTCCGCGCCCGGTTCGCATGATGTTGGGGATCCTTCTACCACTAATTTATATCTTGGAAATATAAACCCTCAG ATGAATGAAGAGATGCTGTGTCAGGAGTTTGGCCGCTTTGGTCCTTTAGCCAGTGTGAAGATCATGTGGCCAAGAACCGATGAAGAGCGTGCTAGGGAACGGAACTGCGGCTTTGTGGCGTTTATGAGTAGAAGAGATGCGGAAAgagcattaaaacatttaaacg GAAAGATGATTATGAATTTTGAAATGAAGCTGGGATGGGGGAAAGCTGTACCAATCCCCCCTCACCCCATATACATTCCACCTTCCATGATGGAGCACACCCTTCCACCACCTCCATCAGGGCTTCCTTTCAATGCACAGCCAAGAGAGAGGTTGAAGAACCCCAATGCCGCATTGCTCCCCCCTCCCAAAAACAAAGAGGAGTTCGATAAG ACTCTGTCGCAAGCCATAGTCAAAGTGGTTATCCCAACAGAAAG GAATTTGCTCTCTCTGATACATCGAATGATCGAGTTTGTGGTGCGTGAAGGACCTATGTTTGAAGCTATGATCATGAACCGAGAGATTAACAACCCAATGTTTAg GTTTCTTTTTGAGAATCAAAGCCCGGCTCATGTTTACTACAGGTGGAAGTTATACTCCATCTTGCAG ggAGACTCTCCAACTAAATGGAAGACGGAAGACTTCAGAATGTTTAAGAATGGGTCAATGTGGCGTCCGCCTCCCCTGAACCCATATCTGCATGGGTCGCTTGATGATGAGGATAAGGAGTCTGAGGAAGAGACAACCAAAAAAGGCTCTCTAAAAGAAGA ACAAAGAGACAAATTGGAGGAGATGTTGCGTGGCCTGACACCGCGGAAGAATGATATAGCTGATGCGATGCTATTCTGTCTGAACCATGCAGAAGCTGCTGAAGAAATAGTGGAGTGTATTGCTGAATCATTGTCTATACTGAAGACTCCACTGCCAAAAAAG attgCACGGTTATATTTGGTATCGGACGTGTTGTACAATTCATCTGCAAAAGTTGCCAATGCTTCTTATTATAGAAAATA CTTTGAATCTAAGCTCTGCCAGATATTTTCAGACCTCAATGCCACATACAAGACGATACAGGGCCATTTGCAATCTGAAAACTTCaag CAAAGAGTTATGTCCTGCTTCAGAGCATGGGAGGACTGGACTGTTTATCCTGAGCCGTTTCTAATCAAACTCCAGAACATCTTCCTTGGTCTGGTCAACCTCAGTGGGGAGAAAGATGTCGCTCCAACTGTTGTCGTAGAG CCTGAAGTTGCCGAAGATCTTGACGGGGCTCCTATTGAAGAAGAGCTCGATGGGGCTCCACTGGATGATGTGGATGGTGTACCTATTGACACTGCGCCCATAGACGGTGCTCCTTTAGATGACCTAGATGGAGTTCCAATAAAGACAGTAGATGATGACCTTGATGGTATTCCTT tGGAAGCTCCTAGCCAGTCAAAGGAACCTGCTTTTAAAATGGCGCCATCTAAATGGGAAGCAGTAGATGAGTCCGAACTCGAAGCACAAG CGGTTACAACATCAAAGTGGGAAATATTTGATCAGCCCGAAGAATCTGAAGAAGAACAGAAAAA GGAAGAAGAAGAAACTGACGATGATGATGATACCAGGAGTTCTCGATCAGAAGAGCAGTCGCTCTTTTCCAACCCAATAAAAGAGGAATCCTCCGACTCCAAATTTTCTGGAAAGTactctgaaatgagtgaagaGAAGCGTGCCAAACTAAGAGAAATTGAG CTAAAAGTTATGAAGTTTCAAGATGAATTGGAGTCTGGGAAACGACCCAAGAAATCTGGACAGAGTATTCAGGAGCAAGTGGAACATTATCGTGATAAACTATTGCAAAGG gaaaaagaaaaagaagtggAAAGAGAAAAGGAGCGGGACAAAAAAGATAAAGACAAATCAGAAGTTCGTTGTaaagaaaagaaggaaaaagatGATTCAACGCCAACCAGAAAGGAGAG GTGGTGTCCTGAGCTGGGAGTGACAGGGATCGCCTAG